The Ralstonia wenshanensis genome includes a region encoding these proteins:
- the madL gene encoding malonate transporter subunit MadL, whose amino-acid sequence MIIYGTTLLALCHLAGLFLGDLLGQAIGVKANVGGVGIAMLLLIFARLYLHRHGLMPAATEAGVSFWGAMYIPVVVAMAATQNVVTALRGGPVALLGAIGAVIVCGVCIAVINRTGNAEDRRPLPPLPETEQARA is encoded by the coding sequence GTGATCATTTACGGTACAACCCTGCTGGCGCTATGTCATCTCGCCGGCCTCTTCCTGGGCGATCTGCTCGGCCAGGCCATCGGCGTGAAGGCCAATGTCGGCGGCGTGGGCATTGCCATGCTGCTGCTCATCTTCGCGCGGCTCTACCTGCACAGGCACGGGCTCATGCCCGCCGCCACCGAGGCGGGCGTCTCGTTCTGGGGCGCGATGTACATCCCGGTGGTAGTGGCCATGGCGGCCACGCAGAACGTGGTGACGGCACTGCGCGGCGGCCCCGTTGCGTTGCTCGGTGCCATCGGCGCGGTGATCGTGTGCGGTGTGTGCATCGCGGTCATCAACCGCACAGGCAACGCGGAAGACCGGCGCCCCCTGCCCCCGCTGCCTGAAACCGAACAAGCCCGCGCTTAA